One Pararhizobium capsulatum DSM 1112 DNA segment encodes these proteins:
- a CDS encoding ABC transporter substrate-binding protein, giving the protein MTFQNETNAGGINRRTLLKATGALAAGSLLLPGFARAQQPQKGGHLILGIDNASSTDRLDPAFYFEAYAYNVGLQLFNTLTDLNDDGSLRAGLAESWEPAASGSQWIFKLRKGVQFHNGKELTPEDVIYSLNHHRGEKSESAGKGYLLSVADIVKSADHEVTFQLSGPNADFPYLLGDVHFGITPDGANFDDGIGTGAFILENFQPGVRTLVRRNPNYWDPERGHVDSVETVAYNDKSARVAALISNSVHFINNVEPRVAQRLAANKALALHQEDDSSIVLFAGRADSAPFDNLDVRLALKYAIDREQIVTSILSGAGTVSNDNPIFPSNRYFATDVPKRAYDPEKAAFHWKKSGYDGNVVLSASDGASFSGALDAAQLYQQSATAAGIPFEVNRVPADGYWTDVWLKQPFVASGWGARPTADAMLSLIYLSEAPWNETGWKNKNFDQLVLAARGELDETKRKQLYHDAQVLIIDENSSVIPAYSAQISASSSKLKGYKAIPGQNGPRTAEKVWLES; this is encoded by the coding sequence ATGACATTTCAAAACGAAACAAATGCCGGCGGGATTAATCGACGCACTCTGTTGAAGGCGACTGGGGCTTTGGCTGCAGGCTCACTCCTTTTGCCAGGTTTCGCACGCGCCCAGCAACCGCAAAAAGGCGGCCACCTCATTCTTGGCATCGACAACGCATCCAGCACAGACCGGCTCGATCCTGCGTTCTACTTCGAGGCATATGCCTACAATGTCGGGCTGCAGCTTTTCAACACGCTGACGGACCTTAACGACGATGGCAGTCTTCGTGCCGGCCTCGCCGAGTCCTGGGAGCCGGCTGCCAGCGGCAGCCAATGGATTTTCAAGCTGCGGAAAGGCGTCCAGTTCCACAACGGCAAGGAACTGACACCCGAGGACGTAATCTACTCGCTAAACCATCATCGAGGCGAAAAGTCGGAGTCGGCGGGCAAGGGGTATCTCCTCAGTGTTGCCGATATCGTCAAGTCCGCGGATCACGAGGTCACGTTCCAGCTCTCCGGACCGAACGCCGATTTCCCATACCTGCTTGGTGACGTGCATTTTGGAATTACACCAGACGGTGCCAACTTTGATGACGGTATCGGAACCGGAGCCTTCATTCTTGAGAATTTCCAGCCCGGCGTCCGGACTTTGGTTAGGCGCAATCCGAACTATTGGGACCCCGAGCGCGGCCATGTGGATTCAGTTGAAACCGTTGCCTATAACGACAAGTCTGCACGCGTCGCCGCGCTGATCAGCAATTCCGTGCATTTTATCAACAATGTAGAGCCACGGGTCGCACAAAGACTTGCAGCGAACAAGGCACTCGCCCTTCACCAGGAAGATGACAGCTCCATCGTACTTTTCGCGGGGCGCGCCGACAGTGCGCCATTCGACAATCTGGATGTGCGCCTTGCTCTCAAATATGCAATCGATCGAGAGCAGATCGTGACCTCCATTCTCAGTGGTGCCGGCACGGTGTCGAATGACAACCCGATCTTTCCTTCAAACCGGTATTTCGCCACCGACGTGCCGAAGCGCGCCTACGATCCGGAGAAGGCGGCGTTCCACTGGAAGAAATCCGGCTACGACGGCAACGTGGTACTCTCGGCGTCAGATGGTGCCAGCTTCTCCGGTGCACTTGATGCTGCGCAACTCTACCAGCAATCGGCGACGGCGGCAGGTATCCCCTTCGAAGTCAACCGTGTGCCTGCGGATGGATACTGGACCGACGTATGGCTGAAGCAACCCTTTGTCGCGTCCGGCTGGGGCGCGCGCCCGACGGCCGATGCCATGCTTTCGCTGATCTACCTGTCAGAAGCTCCTTGGAACGAGACCGGTTGGAAGAACAAGAATTTCGATCAGCTTGTACTGGCGGCCCGCGGGGAACTCGACGAAACAAAGCGCAAACAACTCTATCATGATGCACAGGTGCTGATCATCGACGAAAACAGCTCGGTTATACCGGCTTATTCAGCTCAAATCAGTGCATCGAGCAGCAAGCTCAAAGGTTACAAGGCTATCCCCGGACAAAACGGCCCGAGAACTGCCGAGAAGGTCTGGCTGGAAAGCTAG
- a CDS encoding homocysteine S-methyltransferase family protein has translation MSREITVLDGGMGRELLKSGAPFKQPEWSALALIEAPEYVERAHDAFIAAGAEVITTNSYAVVPFHIGDERFAERGLELVDLSGKLARSAAGRAGGRVLVAGSLPPVFGSYRPDLFDGEKAPEILSVLVQGLSPHVDFWLAETQGSLIEVEAIRRALGDDQRPLWLSYTLDDRNGVRDVIAGKWAPRLRSGETVAEAAAKAVELGASALLFNCSQAEIMEAAINAARISLQESSLHAAIGVYANAFVPRPESTEEIKANSGLGSLREDLDPPGYLTFARRWVDAGASIVGGCCGIGPEHISEIKTTFKPEPVAA, from the coding sequence GTGTCCAGGGAAATCACAGTGCTTGATGGCGGCATGGGTCGCGAGCTGCTTAAAAGTGGCGCACCCTTTAAGCAGCCAGAATGGTCGGCCTTGGCATTGATCGAAGCTCCCGAATATGTTGAGCGGGCGCATGACGCATTCATCGCCGCCGGGGCCGAGGTGATCACCACCAACAGCTACGCGGTCGTTCCCTTTCATATAGGTGACGAACGCTTCGCAGAGCGTGGCCTCGAGCTGGTCGATCTTTCCGGAAAGCTGGCGCGATCCGCTGCGGGAAGGGCAGGCGGAAGGGTTTTAGTGGCAGGCTCCCTGCCTCCGGTTTTTGGCTCATATCGACCTGACCTGTTCGATGGGGAAAAGGCGCCGGAGATCCTCTCTGTTTTGGTTCAGGGATTGTCTCCGCATGTCGATTTTTGGCTTGCCGAAACGCAAGGATCACTGATTGAGGTCGAAGCTATCCGGCGCGCTTTGGGTGATGACCAGCGACCACTCTGGCTTTCCTATACCCTCGATGACCGAAACGGTGTCAGGGATGTGATCGCGGGAAAATGGGCGCCTCGCTTGCGTTCCGGCGAGACGGTTGCCGAGGCTGCAGCGAAAGCCGTTGAACTCGGTGCGAGCGCGTTGCTCTTCAACTGCAGTCAGGCCGAAATCATGGAGGCTGCGATTAATGCGGCGCGCATATCCCTCCAGGAATCGTCCCTCCATGCCGCGATCGGCGTCTACGCCAATGCCTTCGTTCCGCGGCCTGAAAGCACGGAAGAGATCAAGGCCAATTCGGGCCTCGGTAGCCTGCGTGAAGATCTTGACCCGCCGGGTTACCTGACCTTCGCCCGCCGTTGGGTCGATGCGGGTGCATCGATCGTCGGGGGCTGCTGCGGTATTGGCCCCGAGCATATCTCAGAAATCAAGACAACATTCAAACCGGAACCTGTCGCTGCCTGA
- a CDS encoding LLM class flavin-dependent oxidoreductase codes for MTKKIHIYAFDMNCVSHINHGLWTHPRDQSTSYTSLEYWANLARTAERGKLDGIFLADIVGVYDVYKGSPATAIATGAQTPVNDPLLVVPVMAYVTQHLGFGVTVNTTYEPPYLLARRLSTLDHLTNGRVGWNIVTGYLDSAARAMGFSEQPDHDHRYDVADEYMEVLYKLWEGSWDSDAVVRDRTSGRYADPDKVRAIKHRGQHYQLDAIHLSEPSLQRTPVLYQAGSSTRGRKFAAEHAECAFIGGNKPEAAASIVSDIRQRAVANGRSADAVKLFTSLSVVVGRTEAEAEEKLEDYRRHAITEAALAHYSSSIGIDLARYDLDEPIVYQKTNANNSALEAITTRSPDKIWTRREIVDQMVLGSRQKPVVGTPQQIADHMQAWIDIGDIDGFNLPRTVAPESLEDFVDLVVPILQERGMFKADYSEGTLREKLFGSGHAHLPANHPGSRFRHPAANP; via the coding sequence ATGACGAAGAAAATTCATATTTACGCGTTCGACATGAACTGTGTCAGCCACATCAATCATGGCCTGTGGACGCATCCACGAGATCAATCGACATCTTATACGAGCCTGGAATACTGGGCGAATCTCGCGCGTACTGCCGAGCGGGGCAAGCTCGATGGCATCTTTCTCGCCGATATCGTCGGTGTTTACGATGTGTATAAGGGTAGCCCGGCAACGGCGATTGCCACCGGTGCACAGACGCCCGTCAACGATCCACTGCTTGTCGTTCCGGTCATGGCTTATGTCACCCAACATCTGGGGTTCGGCGTTACGGTCAACACAACCTATGAGCCGCCTTATCTGCTTGCGCGACGGCTTTCGACCCTCGATCACCTCACCAATGGCCGCGTCGGATGGAACATCGTCACCGGTTATCTAGATAGCGCCGCCCGGGCCATGGGCTTTTCCGAGCAGCCCGACCACGATCACCGCTATGACGTCGCGGACGAATATATGGAGGTTCTCTACAAACTCTGGGAAGGCAGCTGGGATAGCGATGCGGTGGTTAGAGATCGAACGTCCGGCCGCTACGCCGATCCCGATAAAGTTCGTGCTATCAAGCATAGAGGCCAGCACTACCAACTGGACGCCATTCACCTGAGCGAGCCATCGCTTCAGCGAACGCCGGTTCTCTACCAGGCCGGGTCGTCGACCCGCGGACGCAAATTTGCGGCTGAGCATGCCGAGTGCGCCTTTATCGGTGGCAATAAACCAGAGGCTGCTGCATCCATAGTCTCCGATATCCGCCAACGAGCGGTCGCGAACGGACGCAGTGCCGATGCGGTCAAGTTGTTTACCAGTCTTAGCGTTGTCGTCGGCAGGACAGAGGCCGAAGCCGAAGAGAAACTTGAGGACTATCGCCGCCATGCCATTACCGAGGCAGCTCTTGCTCATTATTCAAGTTCTATAGGAATAGACCTGGCTCGCTATGATCTGGACGAGCCGATCGTCTACCAGAAAACCAATGCGAACAATTCGGCGTTAGAAGCAATCACGACAAGAAGTCCAGACAAAATCTGGACCCGGCGCGAGATCGTCGATCAGATGGTTCTCGGAAGTCGCCAAAAGCCGGTCGTCGGGACGCCGCAACAGATTGCTGATCATATGCAGGCATGGATCGACATTGGCGACATCGACGGGTTCAATCTCCCGCGAACGGTGGCCCCAGAAAGTCTGGAAGATTTCGTCGATCTTGTTGTTCCTATCCTGCAGGAGCGCGGCATGTTCAAGGCCGACTACTCGGAAGGAACGTTGCGCGAAAAATTGTTTGGGAGCGGGCACGCGCACCTTCCCGCTAACCACCCTGGGTCCCGGTTCCGGCATCCGGCGGCGAACCCGTGA
- a CDS encoding SfnB family sulfur acquisition oxidoreductase, which yields MTEPKQDMMTMPSSEQTTFLPIAAKAVSRERAKIIASDAEAIAVASALAEKFALNAAERDRERSLPFEEIDTYSSSGLWAITIPREFGGAGVSYKTLAQVISIVSAADGSLGQIPQNHFFLLEALRWAGTRQQKDFLFARVLAGDRLGNALAELGTPNANATKSAIRKDGENYRLDGRKFYCSGVIFADWIVPSVADENDGRAFVFLASDTPGVTVVDDWNGFGQRTTASGTTVFENVAVHQAAVVPTHPPSGLSLSNPVAHIMHAAIDVGTARAAVDTTISFIRDKARPWADSGIKNAWEDPHTILQVGEAKMRLHAAEALVERAGGILDAVARCPDGDGWAHASIAVSEAKMAAADIALTASSKLIELGGASATRGELNFDRFWRNARTHTVHDPIRWRAHEVGNYWLNGEAPPNHAVKSRGIVVKSGDLGA from the coding sequence GTGACCGAGCCCAAACAGGACATGATGACAATGCCTTCCTCTGAGCAAACCACATTCCTACCGATCGCTGCAAAAGCCGTATCACGGGAACGCGCCAAGATCATTGCCAGCGATGCCGAGGCCATCGCAGTTGCCAGCGCCCTGGCAGAAAAGTTTGCCCTGAACGCTGCTGAGCGGGATCGAGAAAGGTCCCTGCCCTTTGAAGAGATCGATACCTATTCCAGCAGCGGATTATGGGCGATTACCATTCCACGCGAGTTTGGCGGTGCTGGCGTCTCCTACAAGACGCTCGCGCAGGTGATCAGCATCGTGTCTGCAGCGGACGGCAGCCTTGGACAAATTCCGCAGAACCACTTTTTTCTACTCGAGGCGCTACGCTGGGCGGGAACGCGACAGCAGAAAGATTTTCTTTTCGCGAGAGTTCTGGCCGGAGACCGGTTAGGCAACGCACTTGCCGAACTTGGCACCCCCAACGCCAACGCAACCAAGAGCGCCATCCGCAAAGACGGCGAGAACTACCGGCTCGATGGACGGAAATTCTATTGCTCCGGCGTGATATTCGCCGATTGGATCGTACCATCGGTTGCAGACGAGAATGATGGACGCGCTTTCGTGTTCCTTGCTTCTGACACGCCCGGCGTCACTGTCGTTGATGATTGGAATGGCTTCGGTCAGCGAACCACGGCCAGCGGCACCACAGTTTTCGAGAACGTCGCAGTTCATCAAGCGGCGGTTGTCCCCACTCATCCGCCCTCTGGATTGTCACTTAGCAACCCAGTGGCCCACATCATGCATGCAGCGATTGATGTTGGCACAGCAAGGGCAGCTGTCGACACGACGATCAGCTTCATTCGCGACAAGGCCCGCCCCTGGGCGGACAGCGGTATCAAGAATGCGTGGGAGGACCCCCATACCATCCTGCAGGTCGGTGAGGCCAAAATGCGCCTCCACGCGGCTGAGGCCCTCGTTGAGCGGGCGGGCGGCATACTTGACGCAGTGGCTAGATGCCCGGATGGCGATGGCTGGGCTCATGCATCCATCGCCGTCTCGGAAGCGAAAATGGCAGCCGCTGACATCGCCCTTACCGCGTCGAGCAAGCTGATAGAACTTGGAGGGGCAAGTGCTACCCGGGGCGAACTCAACTTCGATCGCTTTTGGCGCAACGCTCGCACACATACGGTCCACGACCCCATTCGCTGGCGCGCGCATGAAGTTGGAAACTATTGGTTGAACGGCGAAGCACCGCCAAATCATGCTGTGAAATCCCGGGGGATTGTGGTCAAGAGCGGAGATCTGGGAGCATGA
- a CDS encoding acyl-CoA dehydrogenase family protein translates to MTQTAASTIAISTDPSPKTLKNALGSDNDWQSIGREIANELRLTVVERERSGAPPVAEFKLLRDAGLLTLIQPLELDGGGCEWTDALRIVRTVSGANTSVGQLLGYHYVASLTPGFFDLDRSDEQLRRRSISERWHWAGSGNPRDPNLTLEPSGTGYTLNGRKSFSSGASIADQLSIFPELNGKGVVAAIPRRREGIVAIDDWNHMGQRQSESGTIEFHNVRVELDEVLAFMPPPDEQPAWMTTRIPMMQLTFVNVYLGAAVGALDAAREYVQTATRPWQSSNVEKATDDPYILEHFGLLHSDLAASLALADQAGEELSTALRRGYSLTKEERTRAASVVYAAKVNSTRVALEVTAKVFDLMGARATSNIHGFDRFWRDVRTHSLHDPVAYKAREVGNYLLNGVITPVRGYT, encoded by the coding sequence ATGACACAAACGGCAGCATCGACCATTGCGATCAGCACAGATCCATCACCCAAAACATTGAAGAATGCTCTTGGCAGCGACAACGACTGGCAATCCATAGGAAGAGAAATTGCAAACGAACTCAGGCTCACCGTCGTTGAACGGGAACGATCGGGCGCTCCGCCGGTCGCAGAGTTCAAGCTGCTGCGTGATGCCGGGCTCTTGACCCTGATCCAGCCACTTGAGCTAGACGGCGGCGGGTGTGAATGGACCGACGCATTGCGCATCGTTCGCACGGTCTCCGGCGCCAACACTTCGGTTGGGCAGCTCCTTGGCTACCACTACGTTGCCAGCCTCACACCTGGATTCTTCGATCTGGACCGCTCGGACGAACAACTGAGACGCCGATCCATTTCGGAGCGCTGGCATTGGGCAGGGTCGGGCAACCCGCGAGATCCAAACTTGACGCTGGAGCCGTCGGGTACCGGCTACACTCTGAACGGCCGCAAGAGCTTTTCATCTGGCGCTAGCATAGCTGATCAACTCTCAATTTTCCCGGAGCTCAATGGTAAGGGTGTGGTCGCCGCAATTCCGCGACGCCGCGAGGGCATCGTCGCCATCGACGACTGGAACCACATGGGCCAGCGTCAAAGTGAGAGCGGTACCATAGAGTTTCACAATGTCCGTGTTGAACTCGACGAGGTTTTGGCGTTCATGCCCCCGCCGGATGAACAGCCGGCATGGATGACCACTCGAATTCCTATGATGCAGTTGACGTTCGTCAACGTCTATCTTGGCGCGGCCGTGGGTGCACTCGACGCGGCTCGTGAATACGTTCAGACGGCCACGCGCCCTTGGCAGTCCTCCAACGTCGAAAAAGCGACGGACGATCCCTATATCCTCGAACATTTCGGATTGCTTCATTCGGACCTTGCTGCGTCGCTTGCTCTCGCAGACCAAGCGGGCGAAGAACTCAGCACTGCGCTCCGGCGCGGATACTCCCTGACGAAAGAAGAGCGCACAAGAGCTGCGTCTGTCGTCTACGCCGCCAAGGTGAACAGCACCCGTGTGGCACTCGAGGTCACAGCGAAAGTCTTCGATCTGATGGGCGCACGCGCCACGTCGAACATTCACGGTTTTGATCGCTTTTGGCGCGATGTACGAACCCATAGTCTCCACGACCCAGTTGCCTACAAGGCACGTGAGGTCGGCAACTACCTTCTGAATGGCGTTATTACGCCGGTAAGAGGCTATACCTGA
- a CDS encoding NtaA/DmoA family FMN-dependent monooxygenase (This protein belongs to a clade of FMN-dependent monooxygenases, within a broader family of flavin-dependent oxidoreductases, the luciferase-like monooxygenase (LMM) family, some of whose members use coenzyme F420 rather than FMN.): MTAIGTTGNQVHKPAENSRQMILLLFLAPVGYHTTAWRHQTSRVEDLYGLALPADIAKRAEAAKVHALFLANWLSFGETGRNPHLVGYEPFTTMGALSAVTEHIGLVGTAATTFTEPYNLARYFSQLDWLSNGRIGWNIVTATTGQENFSVTLPPRNERYAQAYEYMDVVTGLWDAWDDDAVVNDRAGGVWADRSRITPLNHEGPRYNVEGPLLIPRSPQGWPVLVQAGASDTGKDFAAKYAEVVFTVTPTFPLAQDFYRDLKARVVLNGRAEDSVKIHPGLMPIVGDDDADAQRIHDELLGLIDEAEGFGRLSAMLEGADLSGLSGDDIIPPDRLVDPIIAVREKDATTRYPYFYDLAVAKKYTIRALLGEVMKAAGHSVVVGSAVHIADHMQLWFESGAADGFAILPPTVPLGLNRFLDEVVPILQERGLFRTEYVQGTLRDNLGLERPRGRYAHQSLE; encoded by the coding sequence ATGACAGCAATCGGGACGACAGGAAATCAGGTGCACAAGCCCGCAGAAAACTCACGTCAGATGATACTTTTACTCTTCCTGGCGCCAGTCGGGTACCACACAACGGCGTGGCGTCACCAAACCAGTCGGGTTGAAGATTTATACGGATTGGCGTTACCCGCCGATATAGCGAAACGGGCGGAAGCGGCCAAGGTCCATGCGTTGTTCCTAGCAAACTGGTTGTCTTTCGGGGAAACGGGAAGAAATCCTCACTTGGTCGGCTACGAGCCGTTCACCACAATGGGAGCCTTGTCCGCCGTGACCGAACATATCGGCCTGGTAGGCACAGCGGCTACAACTTTTACAGAGCCGTACAATCTTGCCCGTTATTTTTCCCAATTGGACTGGCTGTCCAACGGTAGAATCGGATGGAACATCGTCACCGCAACGACGGGGCAGGAAAATTTCAGCGTTACGCTGCCTCCAAGAAATGAACGCTACGCTCAGGCGTACGAATATATGGACGTAGTCACGGGACTTTGGGATGCCTGGGATGACGACGCGGTCGTCAACGATCGAGCCGGAGGCGTATGGGCGGACCGGAGCCGTATCACCCCACTGAACCACGAGGGGCCGCGCTACAATGTCGAGGGACCTCTGCTTATACCCCGCTCGCCACAAGGCTGGCCGGTGCTTGTCCAGGCCGGCGCGAGCGATACGGGCAAGGACTTTGCCGCGAAGTATGCCGAAGTAGTGTTCACTGTTACCCCGACTTTCCCCCTGGCACAGGATTTCTACCGTGATCTGAAAGCGAGAGTGGTACTAAATGGCCGAGCCGAGGATTCCGTAAAAATCCATCCGGGCCTCATGCCCATTGTTGGCGACGATGACGCGGATGCACAAAGGATTCACGACGAACTACTGGGTCTGATTGATGAGGCCGAGGGATTTGGAAGGCTGAGCGCTATGCTTGAAGGAGCCGATCTAAGTGGATTGAGTGGAGACGACATCATTCCGCCCGATCGTCTGGTCGATCCGATTATCGCCGTTCGCGAAAAAGATGCGACCACGCGCTATCCTTATTTTTATGATCTTGCGGTGGCAAAGAAGTATACAATTCGGGCACTGCTCGGCGAGGTGATGAAGGCTGCCGGACACAGCGTTGTCGTCGGATCCGCGGTACACATTGCCGACCATATGCAGCTTTGGTTCGAGAGTGGTGCTGCGGATGGGTTCGCAATCCTTCCTCCAACTGTACCTCTGGGGCTCAACCGCTTTCTCGACGAAGTCGTTCCCATACTTCAGGAAAGAGGACTTTTCCGGACAGAGTATGTCCAAGGTACGCTACGCGACAACCTCGGCTTAGAGCGCCCTCGAGGACGGTACGCCCATCAATCGCTAGAGTGA
- a CDS encoding calcium-binding protein, which produces MATITAYASMDVRNFDFSSLYNYSNYQAGSNLAQFWYDNGFMDEFRGSGFTNDYYGTPNGGTVKSYATYYDGYRMGVIDGISVPVTKIADAAATYSTSDDQTIIRSALAGADKFTGSEYADYFDGFSGNDTLYGNGGNDTLFGNSGNDYLNGGVGIDDLRGGAGNDVYVVDNVFDTVNESVTGSTGIDTVHSSISFNLANTPRVLGSVENLTLLGSGKINGTGNSLNNVVTGNNSANMLNGAAGNDTINGGGGNDFLYGGAGNDKLTGGAGNDTFVFNTKISAASNVDTITDFNVMNDTIWLDNAVMSALGSAIESGEFWKSASGTAHDKSDHIIYETDTGWLNYDSNGSLAGGSVHIAKLDSNLELKYGDFLVI; this is translated from the coding sequence GTGGCAACTATCACAGCCTACGCCAGCATGGATGTGCGGAATTTCGATTTTAGCAGCCTATACAACTACAGCAATTACCAAGCCGGATCGAACCTAGCCCAGTTTTGGTATGACAACGGATTCATGGATGAATTTCGCGGAAGCGGGTTTACTAACGATTACTACGGTACGCCTAATGGCGGCACCGTGAAAAGCTACGCGACATATTACGACGGCTATCGCATGGGAGTTATCGACGGCATCAGCGTTCCTGTTACAAAGATAGCAGACGCCGCTGCAACCTATTCGACGTCTGACGATCAAACCATCATCAGGTCTGCCCTGGCTGGGGCTGACAAGTTTACGGGCAGCGAGTACGCGGACTACTTCGACGGCTTTTCCGGCAACGACACCCTCTACGGCAACGGCGGAAACGACACGCTTTTTGGCAATTCGGGTAACGACTACCTGAATGGCGGCGTGGGAATAGACGATTTGCGTGGCGGCGCGGGCAACGATGTATATGTCGTCGACAATGTGTTTGACACCGTCAACGAGAGCGTCACTGGATCGACAGGCATCGACACAGTCCATTCATCGATAAGCTTCAACCTGGCCAACACGCCGCGCGTTCTTGGCTCGGTCGAGAACCTGACACTGTTGGGGTCCGGCAAAATCAACGGTACTGGAAATTCCCTCAACAACGTTGTCACTGGCAATAATAGCGCCAATATGCTGAATGGTGCGGCTGGTAACGACACGATCAATGGCGGCGGCGGCAATGATTTTCTGTACGGGGGAGCCGGGAACGACAAGCTGACTGGCGGTGCGGGCAACGATACCTTCGTCTTCAACACGAAGATCAGCGCCGCATCGAACGTTGACACCATCACGGACTTCAACGTCATGAACGACACCATTTGGCTCGACAACGCAGTCATGTCGGCTCTCGGCAGCGCGATTGAGTCCGGTGAGTTCTGGAAAAGCGCCTCCGGCACTGCCCACGACAAGAGCGATCACATCATTTACGAAACCGATACCGGTTGGCTGAACTACGACAGTAACGGCAGCCTTGCGGGCGGCTCGGTCCACATCGCCAAGCTAGACTCGAACCTCGAGCTTAAATATGGGGATTTCTTGGTGATCTAG
- the tnpB gene encoding IS66 family insertion sequence element accessory protein TnpB: protein MIVAGQRLPILIATRPVDFRCGHQALALMVQTELKLDPHSGVWPGLVLPRRWRSRAPTPDGCDCTAGY, encoded by the coding sequence ATGATCGTCGCGGGCCAACGACTGCCGATCCTGATCGCAACGCGTCCGGTTGACTTCCGCTGTGGGCATCAGGCGCTGGCTTTGATGGTGCAGACCGAGTTGAAGCTGGACCCGCATTCCGGGGTCTGGCCGGGCCTGGTTCTGCCGAGGCGATGGCGCTCAAGAGCACCAACGCCTGATGGCTGCGATTGCACCGCCGGCTACTAG
- the tnpA gene encoding IS66-like element accessory protein TnpA — MADDGFVGRYEVVEPRRGNRRWPDDVKARIVAESFEPGVRVVDVARRDGVIANQLSDWRRQVHDGILVLPFAAATTPSEHDGIEPAFVPVAIAAEPPEPVNRLPLPKLASDGPRVQVLTLQIGSDVVMRVPNDVPVERVAALVRAVRGAS, encoded by the coding sequence ATGGCAGATGATGGATTTGTTGGTCGCTACGAAGTTGTCGAGCCGCGGCGCGGAAACCGGCGTTGGCCGGATGATGTGAAGGCGCGGATCGTGGCGGAAAGCTTTGAGCCTGGTGTTCGTGTTGTGGATGTCGCGCGCCGTGACGGCGTTATAGCAAACCAGCTTTCCGATTGGCGACGTCAAGTGCACGACGGCATTCTGGTGCTGCCGTTTGCGGCGGCAACGACGCCGTCGGAGCACGATGGTATCGAGCCGGCATTCGTTCCTGTGGCAATCGCTGCGGAGCCGCCTGAGCCTGTCAATCGTTTGCCGCTGCCGAAGCTGGCCTCCGACGGGCCGAGGGTGCAGGTTTTGACGTTGCAGATTGGCTCAGACGTTGTGATGCGGGTTCCTAATGATGTGCCCGTTGAACGGGTCGCCGCTCTGGTTCGCGCTGTGCGAGGAGCGTCATGA
- a CDS encoding YciE/YciF ferroxidase family protein yields MKTLSDIFEHTLQDVYYAENAITKALPKVAKAAKSAELKKAAEDHLAETKDQIKKLELVFKSIGKKASGEKCDAIEGLIKEADGLMEEAEGTALDAGLLAACQAVEHYEIARYGSLREWAKDLGHDEAHKILSEILDQEKATNNKLTNLAVTSINKTTAQAKAA; encoded by the coding sequence ATGAAAACCCTGTCTGATATTTTTGAGCATACATTGCAGGACGTTTATTACGCCGAGAACGCGATCACCAAAGCGCTGCCCAAGGTAGCCAAGGCTGCCAAGAGTGCGGAGCTGAAAAAGGCTGCCGAGGATCATCTGGCGGAAACAAAGGACCAGATTAAGAAGCTTGAGCTCGTCTTTAAGTCGATCGGCAAAAAGGCGTCGGGCGAAAAGTGCGATGCGATTGAAGGGCTGATCAAAGAGGCAGATGGTCTCATGGAAGAAGCCGAAGGCACTGCGCTTGATGCCGGCCTGCTTGCAGCGTGTCAGGCTGTTGAGCATTACGAGATCGCGCGCTACGGCTCGCTCCGTGAATGGGCCAAAGATCTCGGACATGACGAGGCTCATAAGATCCTGAGCGAAATTCTCGACCAGGAAAAGGCCACGAACAACAAGTTGACCAATCTGGCCGTGACCTCGATCAACAAAACAACTGCCCAGGCAAAGGCGGCTTAA